The following proteins come from a genomic window of Pocillopora verrucosa isolate sample1 chromosome 6, ASM3666991v2, whole genome shotgun sequence:
- the LOC131783573 gene encoding uncharacterized protein isoform X1, which yields MDTKGKPANIYLFNCDSTCNLDPIESLLLTVQNDVKMRFTVHKLNFRLSEMSEISETVIPGLQMDFAVFAVHAHESRLSINEDNAGIGYASLYRALKRASGGKVLIVIGGDNSYKDTDEEDRFVISRWARRKVASQFGEEDLDGRQSFIFSWDKYYREIHEKALLHYFDPSKTGKKFEYQPKPKPPPKPVPQPEPIRQELLEHGETKVDVEESGPYPGPLHYPEGTVLLETLVRYGRISFKDGDVMIWHQQWKPSERTILDIARDWGTVPEAKVQFRSLGSGNVTYTVSKVQPRLWASLFERCKKQPQITFLILLSVAMLGTYCIWRLAPVYNRPRMPDQ from the exons ATGGATACTAAAGGAAAGCCGGCCAACATCTATCTTTTTAACTGCGATAGTACTTGTAATTTGGATCCAATAGAATCCTTGCTACTAACCGTGCAAAACGACGTGAAGATGCGGTTTACTGTACACAAGCTTAATTTTCGACTGAGTGAAATGTCAGAGATAAGCGAGACAGTCATTCCCGGACTACAAATGGATTTTGCTGTTTTTGCTGTCCATGCCCATGAATCACGGCTCTCGATCAACGAAGACAATGCTGGAATTGGTTACGCAAGTCTCTACAGAGCTTTAAAGAGAGCGTCTG GTGGCAAGGTGTTGATAGTCATCGGTGGAGACAACAGCTACAAAGATACAGACGAGGAAGACAGATTTGTGATCTCGCGTTGGGCACGTAGAAAAGTGGCCTCGCAGTTCGGGGAGGAAGATCTTGACGGAAGACAGAGCTTCATCTTTTCCTGGGACAAGTATTACAGGGAAATCCATGAGAAAGCATTGCTGCATTACTTTGATCCCAGCAAAACAGGAAAGAAGTTTGAATACCAGCCGAAACCAAAGCCACCACCAAAGCCAGTGCCACAGCCAGAGCCGATTCGTCAGGAA CTTTTAGAGCATGGAGAAACGAAAGTTGACGTGGAAGAATCAGGTCCGTATCCAG GCCCGTTGCACTACCCAGAGGGCACTGTCCTGCTAGAAACTCTGGTTCGCTATGGTAGGATCTCTTTCAAGGACGGTGACGTTATGATCTGGCACCAACAATGGAAACCGTCCGAGAGGACCATACTGGACATAGCACGAGATTGGGGAACAGTCCCTGAAGCTAAAGTGCAATTTAGATCTCTTGGTTCCGGTAATGTCACTTACACCGTTTCTAAGGTTCAGCCGCGTCTTTGGGCGAGCTTGTTTGAACGGTGTAAGAAGCAACCACAGAtcacttttttaattcttctcaGTGTGGCGATGCTGGGCACTTATTGTATTTGGAGGTTAGCTCCGGTTTATAACCGACCGAGAATGCCTGATCAGTAG
- the LOC131783573 gene encoding uncharacterized protein isoform X2 produces the protein MDTKGKPANIYLFNCDSTCNLDPIESLLLTVQNDVKMRFTVHKLNFRLSEMSEISETVIPGLQMDFAVFAVHAHESRLSINEDNAGIGYASLYRALKRASGGKVLIVIGGDNSYKDTDEEDRFVISRWARRKVASQFGEEDLDGRQSFIFSWDKYYREIHEKALLHYFDPSKTGKKFEYQPKPKPPPKPVPQPEPIRQELLEHGETKVDVEESGPLHYPEGTVLLETLVRYGRISFKDGDVMIWHQQWKPSERTILDIARDWGTVPEAKVQFRSLGSGNVTYTVSKVQPRLWASLFERCKKQPQITFLILLSVAMLGTYCIWRLAPVYNRPRMPDQ, from the exons ATGGATACTAAAGGAAAGCCGGCCAACATCTATCTTTTTAACTGCGATAGTACTTGTAATTTGGATCCAATAGAATCCTTGCTACTAACCGTGCAAAACGACGTGAAGATGCGGTTTACTGTACACAAGCTTAATTTTCGACTGAGTGAAATGTCAGAGATAAGCGAGACAGTCATTCCCGGACTACAAATGGATTTTGCTGTTTTTGCTGTCCATGCCCATGAATCACGGCTCTCGATCAACGAAGACAATGCTGGAATTGGTTACGCAAGTCTCTACAGAGCTTTAAAGAGAGCGTCTG GTGGCAAGGTGTTGATAGTCATCGGTGGAGACAACAGCTACAAAGATACAGACGAGGAAGACAGATTTGTGATCTCGCGTTGGGCACGTAGAAAAGTGGCCTCGCAGTTCGGGGAGGAAGATCTTGACGGAAGACAGAGCTTCATCTTTTCCTGGGACAAGTATTACAGGGAAATCCATGAGAAAGCATTGCTGCATTACTTTGATCCCAGCAAAACAGGAAAGAAGTTTGAATACCAGCCGAAACCAAAGCCACCACCAAAGCCAGTGCCACAGCCAGAGCCGATTCGTCAGGAA CTTTTAGAGCATGGAGAAACGAAAGTTGACGTGGAAGAATCAG GCCCGTTGCACTACCCAGAGGGCACTGTCCTGCTAGAAACTCTGGTTCGCTATGGTAGGATCTCTTTCAAGGACGGTGACGTTATGATCTGGCACCAACAATGGAAACCGTCCGAGAGGACCATACTGGACATAGCACGAGATTGGGGAACAGTCCCTGAAGCTAAAGTGCAATTTAGATCTCTTGGTTCCGGTAATGTCACTTACACCGTTTCTAAGGTTCAGCCGCGTCTTTGGGCGAGCTTGTTTGAACGGTGTAAGAAGCAACCACAGAtcacttttttaattcttctcaGTGTGGCGATGCTGGGCACTTATTGTATTTGGAGGTTAGCTCCGGTTTATAACCGACCGAGAATGCCTGATCAGTAG